The Prevotella melaninogenica nucleotide sequence AAGAACCGATTGAACCCATACCGAATGGTGTGGTATCGCCATATACGACCTTGTCATTAGGATCGTAAACGAACGTAAGGCTGCCGTCGCGCTTAATAAATACCTCATTACCCGTGATAGGGTCGATACCAGCAGAAGAAACTACCTTCAATGCTGTCAACGACTGACCTTCCTCATAGATAGGCAATGGTGTCACACCACCCTTTGCCTGGTTCTTCTCGTTTTGTTCACGAAGAGCGTTACTAATCTTCTTAATCTTATTCTTGTTGTAGGCATAGTTAAGGCTCAACGACCACTCCCAATCCTTATTCTTGATAGGGATAACACGTGTCTGGAACTCAAATCCATGGTTCTCTACCTCTCCGACATTCTCACGTGACGTGGTGATACCCAATGATGGAGCCTTAGTGATGTCAAGCAACAAGTTGTCTGTATTCTTTACATAAACATCTGCCGAGAAGTCCCAGCGTCCCTTGAACATTGTGAGGTCAAGACCGAGGTTGGCACTGAGTGTTCTCTCCCACTTAAGGTTCTTGTTTCCAATACCCATTGGTACGGCACCAATACCTTTTATATAGTTAAGACCTGCCAAACTGGTATACATTGTCAACGCCTGATAGGGTTCAAACGAGATGTTTCCAAGATAACCCAAACTTGCACGAAGCTTTAACAACTGGAAAGGTGAACCTTTAAGGAACTTCTCATTATGAATATTCCATCCTGTTCCCACACTCCAGAAAGGAGCGAAACGAGAGTTCTTACCAAACTTAGACGAACCTTCATAGCGATAAATTACATCTAAGAAGTAACGGTTATCCCATATTGTGTTAAGGTTTACGAAGAAACCTGCACCATTATACTTATTGTCTACACCACCTGGTTTACCTGTTGGATAGTTTCCTGCCAACAATGGGTGGGCTACATTGTCTGAATAATAACCTACAGAACCATACGTACTACCATCGACAGAGTTTGACTCGATCGTTGCACCAGCCATCGTCGTAAGGAACAGCTTACTAAATATATAGTTATTGTATGACACCATCAACTTACCCTGATAAGTAGTTGTACTGGTGAAAGTCTCTCTCAGTAGTCCTCTGCGTGACACATCGGCTACGTTCTTAATCTGATCTGCCGAGAATGGTGACACAAAGTTACGTCCTTCATATTTCGTCTTTTGTATTGAGAAGTCACCATCAATTCTGAATTTCTCACCCAACCATAACTGAAGTGTTGTTGTGTTTAATACGTCGAGCGTATTTCCTCTGTTGAAACTACCTAACGAAGCCTCATACAAAGGGTTAGAGAGGTCATAATTCAACTTTGGTTTCAATGCGCCATACTCATCATATGGATATTCATATGGGTTCTGCTTCACCCACTCAGAGAAGTCACCATATGGCGACTGAGTTGATTTTACAGATGAGATAGTAGCCGTATTACTGATAAAGAACTTACCTGAAAGGTTATATGAGAGTTTGAAGTTTGTTGACAAACGCTCACGACTCGAACCCTTCATTACACCTTCCTCATCACCATAACGGACACCTAAGTTATATCGTGCGTGCTCATCACCTCCATCGATACTTACACTATGCTGTGAAGAAACCGCATTACGCAATGGTTTCTTAATCCAGTCGGTTGTCACACCGTCCTGTATCTGGTTGTAATAGAATGCATACTTGTTTTGCAGCGCATATTGGTCCGCTAAGTTGGTCGCTGTGTAAAGACCTGCCAAGCGCTCATACTCAAGCTTTTGTGATGCTGAGAGCAATTTATAATCACTCAAATCTGGAGTTGACAAACGTAATGTTCCGTTATAATTAAATCTCAACTTACCACCCTTGAGTGCCTTTGTTGTGATAACAATAACACCTGCGGACGCCTTCGCACCATAGAGTGCTGATGCCGACGCATCTTTGAGTACGGTAATTGACTCGATATCGTTCATATCCATATCATTGACATAGTCTACCTTTACCTGCGAACCATCAACAACGAATACAGGTAAGTTAGCCTGACCTGAGAAGGTAGCGCGTCCACGAATATTGATATCAGCAATCTTATTTGGGTCAGATCCGCCAAGGTTATCTTCTAACACGCTAAGACCTGGCACAAAGTTAGCCAAACTCGTAAGTACATTTTTTGTACCAACAGACAACAATTCGTCTTTCTTTATAGATACTTGCGAACCTGTAAAACTGTTTCTATTCTTTGTTGCAAAACCTGTTACGACAACTTCACCCAACTCACCAACGTCTTCCTGCATCGTGAAGTTACCTGCCGTACCATTCTTTACCTTTTTCTCTAAAGGCTTATATCCTATATAATTAAAGGTGAGCGTAACCTCTGGCAAGTCGGTATTAATCTCATACTGACCGTCCAAATTCGTGATATAACCGCCATTAAAGCCTTTCATTCGGATGGTTACACCAGGCAGAGGCAGACCGTCTTTATCGGTTACCTGTCCATATACTCCCTTCCGTTTCTCTTGTGTTGGTTTACGAACAAGTTTCACGCTGTTGCCATCAATACTATAGCTAAAACCAGTCTTATTAAAGACTTGCCCTAACACGGCACGAACAGGCTGCGCTTGTGCGTCAATGTTAACTTTCTCCGCTTGAGATAGTAGCTCAGGAGTCACATCAAATTGTAACCCTGTTTGCTTTGACACTTCATCTAAGAAGGTCTTCATTTCTGTTTGCTTCATAGACAGCGTCACCACCATCTTATCGACATCTTGTGTTTGTGCCGATACGGTTGACCCTATACTAAGCATTAACATCAGAGCCAGTACTGCCCAAATTCGTAATACGAGATTACTTTTTTGCATTTCTTTTCTCATTTCCCCTCTGGTACTTTAATGTTTAGAACTATTCTTATAAATTAAAAAAGTAGAATACAAATTATACTGATATTCTTTTTTATTAAAGCCGCTTTTTAAACAGCGAATCTACAAAAGTACACAAAAAACAAAAACCATGCAAATATTTTTTAAGTTTATATATTAAAAACATATCATTTCATAACATCTATCACAAATATTTGATTGAAACCTAAAATATTATTTCTTTGCCTATTCTTTACATTGTCTTTCTGCCATTTATGCCTTCACTTAGCCACAACCGATAAATGTATGTAAATATTTTTTGTACACCTTGAATTTTATATATGGCCTTTAGCCTTCGAAAAGGGGCTTAATAGGCTTCTAAAAGATGCCCTTTTAAGGTCTTACTAACGCCCTTTTGAACCCTTAATAAGCGCCTTTTAAAACATAGGTTGATAACACTCTGTATACCTGACAGTTACAAACACCTTTAGAAATGCTATCTTACACGCATGAAAAGGAGATTTAGCTCGAAGTTATGTAAATATATTTCACAATAATAAAAGAGTCGGTAGATTCAGGTACTCAGTGTGAAATCAGATTTAACCCATGCGGTCATTAGAACCTAAACATATTTTGGGTATTCAGGATTTTGGAGTGATAAGGTTTGCCACTTAAGGTTAGGTTTCTGACGAAATGTCACACGGAGAAAAGGAGAGGACAGAGGATTATTAAAGCAATGGAAGTCACAGAGGCACTGTCGGTGCATAGAGCGACGGAGTTTATTGGTCAATTCTATTAGCAAATTATATACAAAGCGTTTATACCAAAATAGTTATCAAGAATCTGTACGCTTCGTCTCTGTTACTCTTTGTGCATCGTCACCTCCATAACATTACGTTTATCTCCGTCCACTCCGTGACTCTGTGTGCCATATTATTTGAGCGTCTTAGTTTATCAGTCTATCTTACGGGAGGAGCCAACACAGAAGTTTATAAGATAGTATACAAAAAACGGGATTACCTTCGTAAAGGCAACCCCGTAAAACTATTGTAACTTAGGATTATTTAATGTAATAAAAATACTGCTTCCAACCTAAAGAAAGGTTATTATACAGAGACTTATAACGTCTTTAGATATGAATCTATTAACGTAACTTATAGCCCTTGAACGCATAGAACAAGATATAACCAAAGCATACAAAGCAAAGACCATAGGCATATCGAGCATCTGAAACATCCTTTAAAAGACCAAACAGTACTGTAATTGCTGCTCCACCGATAAGTCCCATCGTCAAGAGTGATGAACCCTTCTTGGTAAACTTACCCAAATCCATCAATGCCAAAGGCCAAAACGCTGGCCACATCAGTGAACATCCTAAAGCCATGACACCAACACTATATATACTATAAACTCCAGGAAGAAGAACAACAAGAGTCGTTCCCAACAAGGCTACGAATGAACAAATCTGCAAAGCACGTGTCTGAGAAAGATACTTAGGAATCAGAATGATTCCTGCTATATATCCAATACTAATACTAATCGGAGTTATCCAAGAATAGTTTTCTGGATGAGCAAGTCCTAACTCATTCGCATAGTCAATGAGCGTTCCCAACACGATAGTCTCTGCACCAACATAAAAGAAGATGGCAATAGCACCCAGAACCAAGTGTGGGAACTGGAAAACAGACTTCTTACTGTTTGCATAAGCAGATACTTCTTGGTCAACCTCATCAGTCTCACTGCTATCCTCACCCGCTGCTTTCACCTCTGGCAATGGTGACAAAAGAGCCACTACACCTAAAGCAACGAACAGACAAATAATCACAGCAAAAGGTTTACCTAAATCATCTATAGCAACACTACCTGAAGCACCTGCGAAAAGAGCAATAAAGAGGGGTGACACTGGCCAAGCTAACTTGTTGATCATACCCATAATAGAGATACGCTTTGCAGCACTCTCCGTTGGTCCCAATATTGTCACATAAGGATTTATAGCTGCCTGTAAGAAGGTGTTAGCCGTTCCACAGAAAAAGGAAGCTGCAAGAAACAAAGGAAAACTCTTTGCATCTGCCGAGAAGATAAACACTCCAAAACCTACAGCAAACATTCCGAACGCAATAGCCATCGTACGCTTATATCCTATCTTGCTAATTAACATTCCCGCAGGATAGCCAAAGATGAGGAAAGGCAAGAATGTTGCACCAATGAGCATATATGCTTCCATTGAAGAAACGCTTAACGACACCTTCAATACTGGAACCAACAATGAATTTATACCCAAGGCAAATCCACAAGTGAAAAACATAAGCCCTAAGAATGCCATAGGGACAAGGAAACTCTTTTGTTCTTTCATAAATCTACTATGCTACACTATTAATGAATACTTCACTTAAATAATATGGGACAACATGACATCTTCTTTTGTTGATTAGAGTAATGTTATGTCCACGAACAAATCCCTAAAACCTATCATCAACAACTGACATACTCCATCATATTAAACTGTTGGAAGGCCCAACAAATATTACCCTGCATTCTGTCATTTCAAGAAAAAACCTAACCCAAGTGTTGCAATAAAAGTCACATTAAATCTTGATTGACGATGCAAAGGTATAAAAAAAACGCGAAAAACTATCACAACTTGATAGTTTTTCGCGTTTAATCTCTTTGTTTGAGGATTATAAAGCTATTATTTCGTACGCCTGAGTATCTCATCACGACATTCTTCCATCAGCCATTTTGGCGTACTCGTAGCCCCACAGATTCCTACTGTCTCGACTCCATCAAACCAACTCATGTCGATTTCGTCTGCACTCTCAACTTGATGGGAGTTTGGGTTTACACTCAAACATTCGTGAAAGAGGACCTTACCATTTGAACTCTTACGGCCTGCCACAAAGAGAATCAAGTCGTGACGAGCAGCAAAGGTTGAAATGTTCGGCATACGGTTAGCAACCTGTCGGCAGATGGTATCAAAGCTTTGGAACTTTGCCTTTGGTGATATATTACTTTGAATGTATTCGATAATCTTATGAAACTCATCCAAACTCTTTGTCGTCTGTGAGTAGAGATAGATGTCATTATTAAAGTCTAACGCTTTGACATCTTCAAACTTCTCTATCACAATCGCCTGACTATGGGTCTGACCAACAAGTCCAAGCACTTCGGCATGACCATTCTTTCCAAAGATAACAATCGAAGAGGAGGCACTAAGTTCTTGTCCCTCGCCTACTGCAGGAGGAAGAGAAACAGAAGAAGTAGAGGTTTCTACCGCTTCATTCGTTACTGGCTTGAGGTTTGAAGGTTCATCAACAGTAGCCCCACCCTTTGACGATATCATATAAGAAGGTTGACGACCTTTCTCATACTGTGTCTTAATACGACGTTGGAGGGCAAGAACCACAGGGCAAGTTGCATCGATAATCTCAATGTTATTACGTCTTGCAAGCTCGTAAGTCTCAGGTGGTTCGCCATGTGCACGCAGCAAAACCTTCACATTATGGAGTTCGCGCATCTGCTCATGATTGATGGTGATGAGCCCTTTCTTTGTGAGGCGTTCCACCTCCATACTATTATGTACGATATCACCCAAGCAATAGAGCTTTGTACCCTTTGCCAATTCTTCTTCGGCTTTCTTAATGGCTGTGGTCACACCGAAGCAAAAACCACTACCGTTATCTATCTCTATTTGAAGCATTTCTTTTTAAGGAGTTAAGGAGTTGGGAAGTTAGGGGAGTTAAACCAATACCCCTACTCCACAACTCTATCTAATAACTTGTTTACTTGTCAACTCGTTTACTTGTCAACTCGTTTACTTGTCAACTTGTCTACTCATCTACTTGAAAATGAATAGAGTTAAAACAACACTTTGACTCGACAACTCTATCAAATAACTTGTTTACTTGTCTACTTGTTTACTTGTCAACTCGTATAACCTCCGCACCTGTACGTCCGCTATATTCTGGTGCGTATGCACATTGTGCGGTACAGGTTCCTGTCTGATAAACACCAGCACGGTCAATATAATATTCTGTCTCTACGACATGCTTACCTTTAGCCATTTGGTCGAAGTAGTAATTAGTCGTGTAATCCTTTGGAGCAATGTAATATCCCCAACGATAACCACTCAACTGACTGACAGGCTCAAGGCAAGCTGCACGCTTATCAACTACTTGCACAAAGTCGTAATCACGGTCAGCAATGATCGTCAAACGGATACGCACCTTGTCACCAACTTTAAGGTTCTTACCTCTCTTCAACAGTACACTATCAACCATGACTTCACGCTTAATCTTCAAGCCAGATGAAGCATCAGAGATATCTGTTGACGCCTGGAAGAACTGTGCATAGACAGCACCCCAACTTGTGCCAGTGCTTGTCTTGCTGATAACCAAATCATGAATCTCAGACGAGTGGAAATCAACAGACTGCGTAGCTTTCACATAACCTAACCCTGCCGTAGGCTGTGTTGTCTGCAATGGCTTATTATCAAGCATTAATGTAGCATGCTCTCCATTCTGCATCAACCAGTTGCCATTGTTCATAAATGCCCAAATAGCATTCACTGAGTTCAATGGTGTATCCCAAGCCTGCGTACGCTTCTCCTGTAAGAGCCAACGCTGCATCTCAACAAGCGTCTTACCATCAGTAGGAGTAATGGTCTTTATCGCCTCAATAGCAGCCACCTCTGTTGGAATCTTATAATCACGCCAGCTGTAATAAGCGTTTTTAGAATCGAAATAACATCCCTTCTCCTCCGTATAAACCGTATATTCCTTGATACTCTGGAGATATTCGCGCGCCTTTTCAACCTTACCATACTGCTGAAGGATTACTGCAGTATTCGCTTTACCATAGATAGTCAAGTCCGTAGGCTTCTTGGTCAGGCGGTCAATGAGGTACTTTATGTCATTTGTAGCTCGGTCATGATAGAACAAAGCATTGGTGTAAAGATAATCACAAAGGTCATCAGATGGGAAGAGTATCGTATTATACTTCTTCTCATCACGCTTCATTTCAGCCACACACTTAGCTACCTTCTTATCCATAAAGCGGAAAGAAGCGTTAATCATGTTTGTTACCTCTGGGCTTGGACTTGTAAGATTCTGCAAACGAGCAAGTGTCTTTGTCACCGCAACTGTCATATACAGACTTCCCCTCATTCCTTGCCACCAAGAGAAAGAACCATCAGAGTTTTGTAGTTTCTTTAGACTTGAGAATGTTGATGTCAACTTGTTCTGCAACTGATTCTCATCAAAGAAGCGCACGAGTTGCTGTTTCTGTTCGCTTTCATTCTTAGCATCCATCACCCAAGGAGTCTCATCAAGTGTCAAAGACTTGAGTTCTTGATTCTTCTCCAAAGCCGACATCATTGACGTTTCCTTGCCTGTTTCCTTCTTCCATTGCTCGATTGTCTGCTTAATCGATGGGGAAGTACTTATAATCTGCTTACCCAAACGATTTGCATAATAAGCCGAAACAAGACTGATAGCATTCTTTTCATTTGCATCTGCGACATAAGGCAATGCCTGAATCATCAGCCAATTAGGGTTATTGGTGTACTCTACTGTCAGCTTCTGTTCCGTACTCTTCTTTGGGAAAAGCTTACCAACATTAATCGTCTTCACCTCTGCTTCATTCTGTGTGAATGGATAGGTGTTTGTTACATACTCCTTATTCTGAAGTACTGAGAGGTAATGTTGCTCACCATCAGAGAAGCCATCGCCCTCAACCGTGAAGCGAACAACAAGCAATGACTGGTCAGCTGTAAGCTTATTTGTATTCTGTGCTAATAAAGAAGCTAAGCTATAAGTTGCAGAACCACTCCCCTGCGCCTTCAAAACAACAGCTTTACTATCCGTAAAGAGCACCTTCTCTGTTGCAGGGTCAAGGATTTCAATCTTTGCTTTTGCCTTGATATCCTTCTCAGACTGATTAAACAAACGAGCAGAAACCATTGCTTCGTCACCCATACGTACAAAACGAGGCATATTAGGTTGCACCATCAAGATCTTCTGAGCAACGATATCATCAGAAAGGAAGCCATTATTCATATCCTCATCGTGTGCCAATCCCATGAATCGCCACGTAGTAAGACTCTCTGGAAGCGTAAACTTAATACTAACATTACCCTTTCCATCCGTCTGCAACTGTGGATAGAAGAATGCTGTCTCATTGAGATTCTCACGCATAGAAGGCTTTACATTCTTCGGTTCGTCCTTTTCTTGTTTTATCTCCTCATCTTTCTTTACTACAGGAGCAGTAAATTTCGCTTTCGTTTCCTTAGTAGGTCCAAAGCCAACCTTAACGACCTCATTCATAGAAGACTCCTTTGCCAAAGCCATTGTCTTAACGGTACGTGTCATGCTTACCATTCGGTCTTCTCTTGCTGAATAAATATAAGCATCTGGCGTATCATAATCTTCCAAGAAGCGACTATCAAATCTCGAGAAAGACAATAGCTCTACATCAAAAGGTTTGATATTAGCTTCCCATGAAAGACCCAAACCTGAATAATCAGGCCTCTCCCAATTAACAGATGTATAGTTAAGCGAGAAGAAGTTACCTAAGTTCCATGAATTAGACAAGAACTGATCAAGACTCTTGTCATAAAGCGTTGCCATCAGTTGAGCATTGGCAGCCTTACCATCAGGACGATTAATAGTTACTGTCCATTCCTCCTGCTGACCAGGGATAAGTTTATTACGGAAAGTCTTCCATTTCACAATTAAGCTCTTATCTGGTAACGGACGTATAATCCTCTCTGAATGAGCATACAGAACGCCATTCTTTACCCAAGCATAATTAAGAAATATCTCATCACCATACTCTTCCTTATAGACAAACTTGCATGTCTGTATACTATTGCTTTGATTGAAAGAACCTGTTTCAATCACTTTATTACCTGAGAAGATAGAATAAACAACATACTGATTCTCATCACTTGAACCCACCTGCATATAGATAGGACCACCATCGCGAGGGAATTGGATTCCACTCAGATAGAACCAGTCATGTGTCTCAATAACTGGACGCTTATCATCAAAAGAGAAGACGACAAAGTCCTCATCTATCGTATCTGTTCCACAAATAGCATGTAGGCGATAAGCACCAGAAGACAAACCCTTTATAGCAACATTCTCATTTGCCTTTGCGGTCTTGTAATCGCTATAAACATAATTATTCTGATCCTTCTGCTGTGGTACAATTACATACTTCACTGTTCCATCAACAGGAGATCCTGCAGCGTTTAGGTAATAAAACTTAATCGTTTTAAGACTGTCACGCAGATTCTTCTCAGCAATATTGCAAGAAAGACTTGCCTCCTTTGTTCCTAATGGCAATGAAGTAAAACCGTCATGTGTCTCACCTGCGGCATCAGTCACCGAAGCCTCAACTCTAAAGTTATAGAAAAGTGAACGATAACCCTTACCAGACTTCAGTTCTTTCTTGGCTTTGTCAGATAAGACAAAAGGCACGGTAACAACAAACTCTCCCTTGTCATCTGTGACAACATCTTGTTCATTCACTTCCTCACTACCTTCATAGAAGCGACACCAATAGCTTATATTACGTGTAACGACATAATGCACCTTTGCACCTTGTACAGGTACACCAGCAAAACTCTTGGCACAACCAATCAACTTGATAGAATCACCGACAGCATACTTCTCCTTATATTCGTCAAAGTTTACATCAAACGTTGGACGCTTGTACTCATCTACTTGGAAACGCTTAGATCCTTTTGTTCCAAAATCAGCATAAATAGAGAAGCTACCAGTCAGTCCACTTGATGGAAGATTAAAGTCTGCTGCAGCAGTACCGAAACGGTCTGTGGTTACTGACTTACGTCCAATCTCCTTATAATTGGCATCTTTCAAAACCATATCAAAGGTTTGTCCGCCTGCAGCCTTAGTCTTATAGTCTTGCTTTGTGTTCTGATAAGCAATGACAGATGCGTGCACCGTCTGTCCGGGACGATAGATACCTCTATCCGTGAAGACCTGTGTTACCATCTTGTCATAGTTCACCTTGTCGTAATCATACGAACCCTCCAGTTGAGTTTCTTCAAAGGCTTTATCCTTATTCGTAAAGACATAGATGTCAGGGGTAGTTCTTCCCGAATCAAAAACTACCTCTCCATTCTTGTTCGTAACCAGTTTCTTGACGATAGAAGACTTATCATTATAATTTGGATAGGTAGCCTGAACCGTTGCATTTGCTACTGGTTGCCCATCCACAACATTGACAACAACATACCGTGCTTTCTTCTTTGGCTGTAGTTCGCTCATGACATAGAGGTCACTAACATAGTAGAAAGCATATTCTGGTGTAAAATTCTTTTTTGGCGTTTCTACCTTAATGAGGTAAACACCCAAAGGTAATGTAGGCATTAAGAAAGAGTCTTTCACCTCTTCATAATCCTTATGACCAGTAAAAGTACGGGTTATCGTCTGCGTTGTTGCTGGCAACAGACTTGCCTTCAACTTAGCCATGTCGTCCTTATCTCCAAGACTGAGAGAATGATTACCTGATAGTTTCGTACGCATAATCGTTACGATTACATCTGATACATTGCGCGTATTCAGCTTAACCCAGTTATTCTTCTCCGTCGAACTAACATTACGCTTATCGAAACTCACTTCAAACATCGGTCTTGTCAGTTCTGCACGAGCATTACGTAATGATGTGATTCTATTCCATGATGCCCAACGGACAAGTGCATTATCAATATAGGCTATCTTTTCCTCAACCGGAGTATCTTCTCCCATACAAGCATAACGCTTCAACGCAACTTCTCCACATATCGGTAAGTCACTATATGCTTGCATGAGTGAGTCGAGCTTTGAAATACTCTCTTTCTCCTCCTTTATTCCCATCAATGCCGTGTAACAAGCAGCCTCACGGTTTCCAACGCTTTTATAATAGCTATGTAATTTGTCGTAGTTACCTGCCTGCATACCAATAACATGCAATAGGTCACCCTTAAAGATATCATCGTTCTTACCTATCTTTATCAAAGGCTTAAAGTCGGCTGCTTTCTGACTTGCCAATAGAGAAGGGTTAGCAAGTGCCTTCTTGAAGTATTCGTCAGCATTTCCACTTTCTTCATTCCGTCCTATCACGCCCAAGATACAGTTGTAGACAGCCGACAAGACTTCATCCTTCCCTTCTACCATCTTTGCCTTTGCCTTCAATCGCTTTAACTCTACCTCAGCAGAGTCGGGTGCAATCTCTGTCTGTAACCTTGATGCTAACAGACTTGCTGCCAAGATTTGCCCATAGGCTTTCTCTTTCTGTGCTTTCTGTTCTATCTTCTTTAACAAGCTGATTTGTGTCTTTGGTAAGTCCTTTTGCTCAGCTTGATTTACTTGTTGCCATAAGGCATCGAAGCTCTGTGCTGTTACTGTAATTGGCAACAACAGAAATATAATTGATAAAATGATAAGTGGTTTCTTCATACTCTCTTTCTTTTATTAATTGCAAAGATAATGCTTTTAAAGTAAAAAACGAAAGATGAGCTATGTATATTGTATAGGATGAAGGCTACTACCGCACAA carries:
- a CDS encoding MFS transporter, producing MKEQKSFLVPMAFLGLMFFTCGFALGINSLLVPVLKVSLSVSSMEAYMLIGATFLPFLIFGYPAGMLISKIGYKRTMAIAFGMFAVGFGVFIFSADAKSFPLFLAASFFCGTANTFLQAAINPYVTILGPTESAAKRISIMGMINKLAWPVSPLFIALFAGASGSVAIDDLGKPFAVIICLFVALGVVALLSPLPEVKAAGEDSSETDEVDQEVSAYANSKKSVFQFPHLVLGAIAIFFYVGAETIVLGTLIDYANELGLAHPENYSWITPISISIGYIAGIILIPKYLSQTRALQICSFVALLGTTLVVLLPGVYSIYSVGVMALGCSLMWPAFWPLALMDLGKFTKKGSSLLTMGLIGGAAITVLFGLLKDVSDARYAYGLCFVCFGYILFYAFKGYKLR
- a CDS encoding SusC/RagA family TonB-linked outer membrane protein; this translates as MRKEMQKSNLVLRIWAVLALMLMLSIGSTVSAQTQDVDKMVVTLSMKQTEMKTFLDEVSKQTGLQFDVTPELLSQAEKVNIDAQAQPVRAVLGQVFNKTGFSYSIDGNSVKLVRKPTQEKRKGVYGQVTDKDGLPLPGVTIRMKGFNGGYITNLDGQYEINTDLPEVTLTFNYIGYKPLEKKVKNGTAGNFTMQEDVGELGEVVVTGFATKNRNSFTGSQVSIKKDELLSVGTKNVLTSLANFVPGLSVLEDNLGGSDPNKIADINIRGRATFSGQANLPVFVVDGSQVKVDYVNDMDMNDIESITVLKDASASALYGAKASAGVIVITTKALKGGKLRFNYNGTLRLSTPDLSDYKLLSASQKLEYERLAGLYTATNLADQYALQNKYAFYYNQIQDGVTTDWIKKPLRNAVSSQHSVSIDGGDEHARYNLGVRYGDEEGVMKGSSRERLSTNFKLSYNLSGKFFISNTATISSVKSTQSPYGDFSEWVKQNPYEYPYDEYGALKPKLNYDLSNPLYEASLGSFNRGNTLDVLNTTTLQLWLGEKFRIDGDFSIQKTKYEGRNFVSPFSADQIKNVADVSRRGLLRETFTSTTTYQGKLMVSYNNYIFSKLFLTTMAGATIESNSVDGSTYGSVGYYSDNVAHPLLAGNYPTGKPGGVDNKYNGAGFFVNLNTIWDNRYFLDVIYRYEGSSKFGKNSRFAPFWSVGTGWNIHNEKFLKGSPFQLLKLRASLGYLGNISFEPYQALTMYTSLAGLNYIKGIGAVPMGIGNKNLKWERTLSANLGLDLTMFKGRWDFSADVYVKNTDNLLLDITKAPSLGITTSRENVGEVENHGFEFQTRVIPIKNKDWEWSLSLNYAYNKNKIKKISNALREQNEKNQAKGGVTPLPIYEEGQSLTALKVVSSAGIDPITGNEVFIKRDGSLTFVYDPNDKVVYGDTTPFGMGSIGSYLTYKQFSMGMSMRYSFGGAVYNQTLASKVEGADPRYNADERVFSSRWKEVGQQAKYKRISDSSVPMQTSRFVETNNYITLSSLSLAYEVPLTFIKRYGLKRLHLEMLANDLFYLSSVKRERGLSYPYERSVEFSVRLGF
- a CDS encoding 4-hydroxy-3-methylbut-2-enyl diphosphate reductase; the encoded protein is MLQIEIDNGSGFCFGVTTAIKKAEEELAKGTKLYCLGDIVHNSMEVERLTKKGLITINHEQMRELHNVKVLLRAHGEPPETYELARRNNIEIIDATCPVVLALQRRIKTQYEKGRQPSYMISSKGGATVDEPSNLKPVTNEAVETSTSSVSLPPAVGEGQELSASSSIVIFGKNGHAEVLGLVGQTHSQAIVIEKFEDVKALDFNNDIYLYSQTTKSLDEFHKIIEYIQSNISPKAKFQSFDTICRQVANRMPNISTFAARHDLILFVAGRKSSNGKVLFHECLSVNPNSHQVESADEIDMSWFDGVETVGICGATSTPKWLMEECRDEILRRTK